The Deefgea tanakiae DNA segment CCAAAGCGGATGCTGAAGCGACTCAAGACGCATGGGATCAGGACGAAAATTAAATCTTGCTGAGTCGCAATCCGTGCCATCCTGAAGGGTAATGGCTGTGGTTGGAGTGCTTGATATTCTTTAGTTGTTTAGATGGGTATATTGATATAAGCATTGTTTAATAAGTGCTTTAGAAATATACCCATTCATTTTTTCCTTGCTGCTTTCTGATCAGGAAAAGCATTGATATCGCGATAGTGGTCACTTTCGGTTTGGTGGACAGCATAGGGATACAGCACCATCACGCGTTTGACGTATTGCCGCGTTTCTGGATAGGGTGGAATGCCGCGATAGCGATCCACTTTGCCTTCGCCAGCGTTATAACTGGCCGCCACCAGCGCGACATTGCCTTGGTAACGATCGAGTAACCAGCGTAAATAGCGCACGCCACCTTTCACATTCTGACTGACATTAAACACATCTTTGACATTAAAACGCTCGGCCGTATCGGGTATCAGTTGCATCACGCCCATCGCAGATTTTGGAGAGATCGCATGCGCGTTCAAGCCTGATTCCACTTTGGCAATGCTAAGTGCAAAATTCGGATCAACGCCATGCCATGCGGCGACTTTGGTGATGATTTTGGCAACCATTTTTTGATTCGCATTAAACAGCTTGATATCAATCGGTGGCGGCAGTGGTGCGGGGGCTGGGTTGGTATTGGATTCCACGCAGGCGGGCAAACGATGGGCGCTGATGCGGATGGTTTCGAGCATTTTCTGTGATTCATAATGGCCTTGCTCGGCAGCGACTGAAAACAAAGTGGCGGCCGCTGCGCGATCTTCTGGTACGCCTAGGCCAAACGCGTACAGCATCGCAAGGCGATACTGTGCTTCGGTAACGCCGTGTCTTGCTGCTTGGCAATATAAAACTGCCGCAGTCCATGGATTGCGGGCTTCTTGCTTGGCTGCGCTGGCGAGTTGCGCAGTCCATTGCGCGCTGTGATCCGCATTTGTAGGCATGGCGCCAAGGCTGAGTGTGGCAGTGAACAATTCAACGAGCATGGCGGTTTTCCTAATGGCTGAGCAGCCATTTTCAGCATAGGCTCAATTAGCAAAATGCAGATAATTGGCCTGATTAATGGCTGCTCACTCAAGGAGCTTGAATGACGATCCACGTTCGATTGATGCCAGTGAAGCATGAAATGCAAATCGGGATTTTGGCCTTGTCAGCGCCAGAGCGGATCAACGCACAAAATTTGAGCATGGTGCGGCAGATGGTGCAGGCTTTGCAGCAATGGCATGCGCGAGAGGATGTGGTCGCCGTTGTATTGATAGGGGCAGGAGAGAGAGGCTTTTGCGCTGGCGGTGATCTAAAAGCACTGTATGAAGCGATGACAGAGCCAGATCAAATCGCGCAGGGCGATGCTTTTTTTGCCGAAGAATACGCGCTATGCCAAATGATTCGTGAGTATCCTAAGCCAGTGTTGGCGTGGGGACATGGCATTGTGATGGGCGGAGGTTGGGGATTATTTTCGGCGGCAAGTCATCGGGTGGTGACAGAATCGAGCAAATTGGCGATGCCAGAAACGGCGATTGGTTTATTTCCTGATGTGGCGGCGAGTCGTTGGTTGTCTGAGTTGGCGGGGTATGGGCAATTTTTGGCGCTGTCCGGGGCTGCGATCAATGCGGCCGACGCGCTGCTCACTGGCGCTGCGCAATGGGCCTTGCCCGATGCCACGCGGCATGGTGTGCTTGCAGGATTAGCCGCTTTACCTTGGCTGGGAAACAGTAGCGATGCTGAGCTATTGAGCGATTTTTTAGCGCAGGCGTCGGCGCCACTGGCTGCTTCTTCGCATTTGGCTGCGCATGAAGACGTGTTACAGGATGACAACGGGGGTAGCGTTCAGGAGCGCTGTATACAATTACGTGCTCTGACTCTGTCGAGCGACCCTTGGTTGGCGCACGCTGGCGAGCGGATTCATAAAGCGTCGCCGACTTCACTCTGGCTGGCGTGGACGTTACAGCAGCACTGTAAAACGCTGAGTTTTCCTGAGACGGTGCAACTGGAAACGCAAGTTAGCGCGGCGTGTTTACGCTATGGCGACTTTCGTGCGGGCATTTATGCGACGCTGATTGATCGCAACAGTACACCGCGTTGGCAGCAGACGGATCTCATGCGATTGGATCACGGAAAACTGACATCAGCTTTTCCAATGTTTTTTAACTGAATTTTATTGAAAGCAGGAAACTTTTTTGCTTTGATACTCTCATAGCTGGTGATACAGTACGACCACGAATCATACAGGGAGGTTCATGATGCAATCGTTTAACCAATTTAATCAAAATTCAGTCGCATACAATAGCGGCGCACTGGCTGCAGAACGCAACCAAGTTTTACGCAATACCTACTTCTTGTTGGCTTTAACGATGTTGCCAACGGCAGCGGGCGCATTGCTCGGTATGTCGCTCAATTTCCGCGTGAGCGGTTTTATGGGTTTTGGCTTGTTTATGCTGGTGAGTTTCGGCGCGTTTTACGCGATTGAGAAAACCAAAGAAAGCAGTGCTGGCGTGTTTTTGCTCTTGGGTTACACCGGCTTTATGGGCCTGTGGCTCAGCCAAATCTTGCAATCGGCTATGAAGTTTAGCAATGGCGCAGAAATGATCGGTATGGCTGCGATTGGTACTGCGGCGATTTTCTTCACGCTAGCGACCATCGCAACGGTAACGAAAAAAGACTTTTCCTTTATGGGTAAATTCTTGTTTATCGGTTTGGTGATTGCATTGCTGGCTGCGGTAGCGAATATTTTCTTCGCGATCCCAGCGCTTTCACTCGCAATCTCTGCAGTGATCTTGATGATTTGCTCTGCCTACATCTTGTACGATGTAAGTCGTATCGTGAACGGTGGTGAAACCAATTACATCAGCGCGACATTGAGTTTGTACCTCAATATCTACAATGTATTTGTGAGCTTGCTCCACATCATCATGGCCTTTACCGGTAATAGCCGCGATTAAGCTATTAGTTCGATTTGAATAAAAACGCCACCGATTACGGTGGCGTTTTTTATTGTTGGCGCGTACTTGAGCATCGAGGGAAATGGGTCGGAAGTGCGACTAAAGTGAGTTTTCCCCAGATGAGGAATAGCATTTCATCTCGATGGATGTGTCGTGGTATATCTCATACAGTATGCTTAGCTATGCATTTATAGTATTTATCTAGCGGGATATACTTCTCGTATTACTTAAAAATGCTGATCATTTAAGATCACTGAGGAGACTGTTATGAGCACCAAATTTTCAACTTGTCTAGCTGCACTCGCATTACCCTGTTTGTTGTCACCAACGACAGCACTGGCCACCGAAAAACTGATTTCTTATCTGCCCACTTGGCGCGATGCGGGGGTGGTCGCCAAAGTCGGGCCGCAACTCGCTCAGCTCGACGTTGGTATCTTGTCGTTTATTGAAGTCAGCCCAGATGGCAATGCGTTTATTCCCGCGGCGACAAAGGCAGGTGCTGACTTATGGAAGGCGCAGTTTGCCAAAGCCAAAAAAGTGAACCCAGATTTTAATTGTATGTGGGCGATTGGTGGTTGGACTGGCTCGCGCAATATCGCCAAAGTGGCGCGCACCGAAGCAGGGCGTAATAAGTTGGTTCAATCCGCAATTGGCATTATGCGCGATTCGCAATGCGTGGGTTTGGACTTAGATTGGGAGCATCCAGTCACTGGCGGCGATTACGCGGCGGACGCGTCACCAGCCGATTTTCAAAACTGGGTGAGCCTGTTGCGTGATTTGCGCAAGGGCTTAGATGCGGCAGGCAAGGCAGATAAAAAAACGTATTTCTTGACTGTTGCCGTGCCCGCCAATAACGGAGGCTGGGTGATGGGCGGGTATGACATGAAGTCAGCGCTGCCACTGCTCGACTGGGTGAATTTGATGGCATATGACCGTGCTGGCGGTTGGAGTAAAACATCGACCTTGCAAGCCAGCTTGCACGCTGTTCCCGGTGATCCCGATGGTAATGTGCTCTCGACGAGCAAGGCGGTTGAGTACTTCATTGCCCAAGGCGCAAAACCCGCTCAGCTGGTGCTGGGCGTGCCGTTTTATGTGCGTGGCTTGGGTGGCGTAGCCGCTGGCGAAAAAGGCGATGGTTTAGTTCAGCCGATGTCGGGGCCCGGCTTAAAAGACGAAGCTGAGCAGGGCGTGGCAACGTGGGGCGATTTCCAAACGCGTTATGCTAAAGCGAGTGGCTGGAAAGCGTATCGGAGCAAAGAAGCAGGTAACGCGCCGTATATGTACCACGCGGGTAAAAAAGAACTACTCACTTATGACGATCCGATTTCTTTGGCCGAAAAAGTGAAATTTGTGAAAGCCAATAAACTCGGTGGCGTGATGATTTGGGAGATCACTCAGGACGATGCCGATTTCACTTTACTCAATAGCTTGAGCCAAAATTTGAAGGGCAAGAAATAACAGTTTTCCTTCGGTGTATACATTTGGGCGCTTTGAGCGCCCATTTTTATGGCTGTCAGCTTTTGGATTGACGCTAGTCAGAATTAATTTATTCCAATACGATGTGGGGATGACTTCATCGACTGCTACTTTTGGGCAAGCCTTTAAAATCGGCGCTCTAGAAACCTTACCGCTGCAAATGGGCGTTGCGCCGTTTGCTTTGATTTTTGGCACGCTCGCCGGGCCTGCGGGCTTGCCGCCTTGGGCCGCGTTGGCGATGTCGGTGCTGGTCTATGCGGGATCGAGCCAATTTCTGGCGCTCAGTTTGCTTGCGGCGGGTGCGGCGCTACCCGTGATTATTTTCACCACGCTGATTGTCAATCTGCGCCACGCGCTGTACAGCGCCACCTTGCAATTACCGTTTTCGCATCAGCCATTTCTACGCCGCGCAGCCTTGGCTTTTTTCCTGACCGACGAGACTTTTGCCGTGGTACAAAGCGCCGCCAGCCAGCAGATTGCGCCGCTCGATGCGGTGATGTTCGGATCTGGACTGGTCAATTACACGACTTGGGTCAGTTTTACCGCGCTTGGCATTGTGCTCGGGCAGAATATTCCAGAGTTGCAACATTGGGGCTTGGAGTTTGCAATGGTGGCGACGTTTACCGGAATTGTGGTGCCATTATTGGTGACGCGTGCGCAAGTTATTTGTGCGGTGGTCGCAGGCGCTACAGCACTGCTGGCGCATGCTTTACCGTATAAATTGGGTTTGCTTTTGGCTGTGTTATTTGGCGTATCGGCTGCTATGCATTTTAGGGAAAAGGCTTGATGGATATACTATATGCATTGCTTTTATTGCTTGGCATGGCTGTGGTGACCTATGGTTTGCGGGTATCATTTTTTCTGCCCGGTGTCGGCGAGCGTTTCCCGCCCAAACTGCGCCAAGCCGCAGCTTATGTGCCCGTCGCGGTATTAACGGCGATTATCGTGCCGGAGATTTTCATCCCACGCAACGAATGGCAATGGCTCAGCCCGCAACTTGCCGGAGCGATTGCGACAGGCCTGATTGTCTGGCGCAGCAAAAAACTGATGCTCGGGATTGCTGTGGGAATGGCGGTGTATTATTTATTTAGATTGTTGACCCTAAATTTTTAATTCTATAAATCCGTCGGCACTTGCGGCATAAATGCACCACTGCCGATAATTCCCCATGCCATCCAGCCAGCAATCAACACATAAATAATTCGGGGTAGCCATGCTGCGAATTGTGTGGCGGTATGTTCTAGATCAGCGCTGAGATTTGCCGCGTAGCGTTGTAACATTTCGGGTAATGTTCCGCTGGTCTCGCCAGTTTTGACCATTGCGATTAGTGTTGCATCCGCCAGCCATGGCACAAAGCTGAGTGCTTCGGTAAGGCTTTGCCCACGTTGTAATTGCCGCAGTAGTGGCTTGCATTGTGTTTCTAGATAGGCGCTGTGGATTGTCGATTGCGCGATGGGGATTGCTTCAAACATCGATACGCCCGCGTGTAGTAGTAGCGCGAGGCTATCAACAAAATCACGTTGTTTGCTGCGCAAATACCAAGCACCAAAGACAGGGGTTTGCAATAGTACTCTTGTGATGTCAGAGGATGTATCGGTCTCAATGCTTTTGAATATGATGTTTCCAAGCAGATACATTGCAGCAATAGCAGCAAGTGGCATTATGATGCCCAATAAATAGCCGCCAGCACTGAGGGTGCCCATGATGAGTGCAGGTAATGGATTGATCAATAATCCGAGTACCAACATCAGCGCGGGTAGAGCCAATTTGGCACGAATTTGTTTACTTAAACGTGCGTGCAGCGCGGCTTGCTCTGCTAAACGTGTATAGGTAGCGGCTGGGCTACCGGCTTGGCAAGCGGCGGCAATCAGCGCGGTTTCGAGTGAGTTAAAAATTCCAGCTTGTGCGCCAGCTTGCGCAATGGTTTTTCCACGCGTGAGTGCTTTGCGCATGGATTCTAAATGAGGCTGGTAACACGCCGGCAAGTTGATGGTGGCCAATGCATGACCCGTTGCTAATCCCGCGCGTTCTAAGGCCGCTAACTGCGAAAAGAGTTCGGCGCGGACTTGCCAAGGAAGAGTGGATTTGCTTTTCATGGACTGAAGTATTGCCGATCTGCGGCGTAAAGGCGAGGGTGGCGGTTGACAATGCATCGTCATTCAGTTGCAATACGGTTTGAACGACAAGAGAGGCGCCTTGCCCAAGTAGTATTGCTGAGGAAATCATGTTCCGACGAAGCAATACGAGGGGGAGCAAGGCCGAAGTGTTGACGGACGTGATTTCCGTGAACGCTGGTTGCAGAGGCTAAATCCTCTGGACTGTCAGTTGCTTATGCAACTGGAGTGCTCTGGGTCATGACTCTTCTTGGCATGCATTGTGCAGCCGCGTTATGACCGCACTTTTCCTCTCTCCAATCGTCTTTTAAATTGGAGAACATCATGACTTCTGTACTAGCCCCTCAAAATACCACCTTGTGGACTGCGATTATTACGCCGATGTTGGCTGACGGCGCAATCGACTTCGCCACCTTTACTGAGTTGCTACGTGAGCAAAAATCCGCTGGCAATGGCGTGGTGTTGCTTGGCTCAACCGGTGAAGGTAGCAATCTCAGCGTTGCCGAGCGCCAAGCGGTGGTTGAACACGCCTGTAGTTTGAATTTATTAATTCCGTTGATGGTCGGCGTGGGCGGCTTGGATTTACCGAGTCAGCTCGAATGGCTGGCTTTCTGTGAAACGCAGCCCGTGTCGAGTTATTTATTGGTCACGCCGATTTACGCCAAACCGGGCGCCAATGGTCAACGCCGCTGGTTTGAAGCATTGCTCAACGCGGTCAGCAAACCTTGTATGTTGTACAACATCCCATCGCGTGCTGGTGTGCCATTAGCGGAAGGCGCGATTGTTGGTTTGCTCGGTCATGCGAATTTTTGGGCGGTTAAAGAATCGGGCGGCAACGCGGCGCGATTTGCTGAGTTGAAAGCAGCGTATCCACAAATTGCGTGGTATTCGGGTGACGATGTGTTGTTTGCTGAGCACGCAGCCTTGGGTGCGGCGGGTTTGGTTTCGGTGGCCAGTAATGTGTGGCCGCAGCAAGTGGCGCGCTGGGTTAAGCAAGGTTTGGCCGGTGAAGCGATTGGCGATGCACTTCGCTTGGCATCGGAAACGCTGTTCATCGCACCAAGCCCGATTCCGACTAAAGCAATTTTGCATTACCAAGGTCGCATTGCATCGAACGAATTACGTTTGCCACTGTGCGCTGAAGATTTGCCATCTTTAGCGCCGATCTTGGCGAAAGATCAGCAACTTGCTGCGCTGGTCTAATTGATTACTAGTAGGTATTTATGTCTAGGCTTTATTTTATAAGGGCTGGATGGCAATACATTTCTAAGAGGTTGGGGTTAACTTCCAATTTTTGAGTCTAATGGTCTCAAAGCTCGATGCTTTTACCACCACTGCTTTTTATAGAAGCGCTCGCCATTGCTGATGATATAAGCCATCGCTAAAAATGGCGACCATAATAGAAGATGAATTAGCGCAGTTATCAATGGCGATAAGTGAACAAAGATATACTGCAAAGAATCGGTATTTCTTGCGTCTGGTGATGGGAAAAAATAGGCCGAAATTAAAAAGCAGATAAAAGTGAGGCAAAGTTCGGCGGGAATTCTAGACCAATTCAGTTTCCGAATTAAGCCCGCGGCAATTAAAAGAGGAATAACGATTAAAAATAAGCGCAATATTGACACTGATGAATTGGGTAGTGAGATGGCAACACGAAGTCCAAGTAGCAGGCACAATATCGCGCTTACAATTCGAATGGCACGGAATAAGTTGGGTTCAGACATATGATTTGCTTGTCGAATGAGTGATGTTGTTAGGCATAAGTAGTAGTGTTTTAGATGATAATTAGATATTTCCACCAAGCCATACGTTTTCCAGACAAAAATAAACCCGCTCGAAAGCGGGTTTATTTGATTTGGAGCTAATTAAACCGCAGTTTCGTCGAGTTCTGGAATCGCGATTTGGTTATCGGTACTGAATTGATAGTCTTTGAACACGTGTTCGGCTGTCAATAACTGGTAACGGCCGTCTGGCAATACATTGGTGGTGTCTTTCAAGCGATAGGTGTAATGCCCACAAGTCCAGCAATCAAAGTTGCGCATGTGCGTGCACAGACAGGTTTTGTCATACACATGAATCTCAGAAATCTTTTTCGCAGTTGGATTTTCTTCGATGACTTTATTGTACGCATTGATATACGCGCAGCCGCCATTGGCATCGAGCAAGTAGCCGTAGGCTTCGCAGTTCGGGCGAATGCCTGAGCCAATCGCTGGCGTGTTTTTCATCATGCGCATCGGGTAGCCCGTTGGCGAAATTTGATTCACTTCGATGATGTCTTCAGAAGCTTTGTAATATTCTTGCTTCACATCATCCGGCAAGCCACATTCTTTCGTCACGGTAAAGCGCGTTGCAACTTGTACACCGCCGCAGCCCATTTCTAAGTATTGAACAGCATCCGATCCCGTAAATACGCCACCCGCAGCGATCACCGGCATATTGTCGTAGCCTTGCTCTTTGATCCACGCGATGACTTCGGCCACGATGTCTTCGAGTTTGAAATCGGCCCAGTCCATGCCAAAACCCAAATGACCGCCTGCGAGCGGGCCTTCAACGACCACATAATCAGGTAGGCGATTGCTACGCGCCGATTTTTTGATGAACAACTGCAAAGCACGAACCGATGAAACGATGATGCCCAGCTTGGCTTCATGAAAACGTGGATGATCTTGAATCAGTGCAAACGAACCCAAGTGCAGACCCGCAGCCAGGGTAATGCCGTCGATACCTGCATCGAGTGCTGCGTTCATGCGAACGCGGATGGTTTCTTTCGGGCCATTCATCGTCAACTTTTCCATGCAGTTGATGAAGATCAGACCGTTGCCTTGCTTGCGTTTCATCGTTGCTTCAACGTGCAGGCGCGTTGCTTCTTCAAGCTGTTTTAGGTCGAACTGCACCACGGCTTTGTCAGAATTGGCGACGTTGAATTTGTATTGCTTGAGCTTGTCTTTGACGTGTTTGGTGTTGTAACGGCGATCGGTAACGGTATTAATCATCGCATCGGAAATATGGCCAATGCCGCCCAAGCGGCAGGCTTCCAGTGCCAAATCGGCGGTGGAAATATCTACGCCCATGCCACCGATCATGATAGGCACGTATTCTGCTGCATCACTTGCTGTAGAAAACTTCAAACGAAAATCATCAACACGCTTCATTAGATCAATCCATTCATAAATCCGGTTTTAGCGGACTTAATGATTAGTAAATTTTTGAATGCCGAATGATAACTTGGAATAGGGGGGTTTGGCTCGTGTCAATGATGACAATAAGCAATAAAATGCCGCAGCAGCCGGGTGAATTTCACCATGACTTTCAATTTACTCACTAAAAGAGACCACTTTATTTCTTTTGAGGTAAGCCTTGCCGAGTATTTCGCAGCGCCAGCTAAATCAATTTAGAATGGCGGCAACGATTTATGTGGATGAATTCATGAGTGAGCCTAGCCTGTTTCAAGAGTTAGCCGCTGATTTGGCCGAGCGGAAAGCCAATCACTTGTACCGAACACGGCGGGTATTAGATTCGCCGCAAGGCGCGCGCGTTACGGTGGATGGGCGCGAATTACTCAATTTTTGCAGCAACGATTATTTGGGTTTGGCCAATCATCCAAGTGTCGTCGCCGCTGCGCAGGCGGGCGCAGTGCGCTGGGGCGTCGGCAGTGGCGCTTCGCATTTGGTCGCAGGGCATTTTGCCATCGAGCAAGCGCTTGAAGATCGCCTCGCGGCGTGGGCGGGAAAACCCGCGGCGATCACCTTATCGACGGGCTATATGGCTAATTTGGCGGTGGTAACGGGTTTAGTCGGTCGCGGTGACGCGGTCTTTGCCGATAAAACCAATCACGCCTCGCTCAATGATGCGATGGCTTTGTCGCGCGCCGACGTCAAACGCTTTGCCCATAGCGATGTGGCCGCGCTGGAACGTTTGCTCGCAGCGAGTACAGCCAAACGCAAAATGATTATCGTCGACGCCGTATTTAGCATGGACGGCGACATCGCGCCGCTGGCGGAAATGCTCGCACTGGCCGAATCGTATGATGCGCTGCTGTACATCGACGATGCGCATGGTTTTGGCGTGCTGGGCGACGGGCGTGGCACTTTGGCCGAGTTAGGTTTATCGTCACCTCGTATTATCTATATGGCGACTTTGGGAAAAGCGGCGGGCGTTGCAGGGGCGTATATTGCTGCAGAGCAAGTGGTCATTGACTATCTGATTAATACTGCCAAGCCATATATCTATACCACTGCTGCACCACCCATGATTGCTGCAGCGATGCACGCGAGTTTGGACGTGATTGAGTCGGACAGCGCACGGCGCGACACTTTGCATCGCCATATTGCGTATTTCCGCGATTCGTTGGCAGGTACTTGCGCATTGCTACCTTCACGCACGGCGATTCAGCCGATCTTGTTGCCCGATGTCGCCACTGCCGTCGCCGTCTCGCAAGCACTCTTTGACGCCGGATTCTGGGTCGCCGCGATTCGCCCACCGACCGTGCCGACACCACGCCTGCGGGTGGTGCTCAATGCGGCACATACCGATGAGGAAGTCGCAGCACTGTGCAAGATGCTGCAGCGGATTTTGAGTGCTTAAATAGGTATATTACTGCAGACATTAATCAATAATGCCTAGAAGGCAATACATCGATAAGGTTAAATATGAAAACTTTGAATGTCATTGGCCCCGGTCGCTTGGGGCAAAGTTTGGCACGCTTGGCGGTGGATTCTGGGCAATACCAAATCGGTGGCGTGTTGGCGCGCTCTGAACAATCGGCCGCCAAGGCGCTGGCTTTTATTGGTGCGGGGCAAGTGTGTTTGCAACTGGCTGATTTGCCGCCTGCAGATTTGTGGTTGCTGGCCGTTCCCGATTCATCGATTGCAGCGGTGGCGGTGGAGTTGGCGGCGGCGCAGGTGGTGAAGACAGGTGATGTGGTGTTTCACGCCAGCGGGGCGCTAGAGGCGAATATCCTTGCGCCGCTGCAAGCGCAAGGCGCATTGATTGCCAGCCTGCATCCAGCATTTTCCTTTGCCGATCCCGCGCGTGCGGTGTTGACGTTTTTTGGTACGCCGTGCGCGATTGAGGGCAATGCCGCTGCTTGCAAACTACTCAATCAATTTGCCCAAGCGATTGGCGGCGTGCCGTTTGCCTTGGCCGAAGGTGGTAAAGGCGCTTATCACGCAGCGCTGTCGATGGCAGCAAACTATCTTGTGACGCTTGCTGATCTCTCGCTGAAAACTGCACATCAGGCAGGTATTGCCCCGGAGATGGCTAATAGCTTGGTATTGGGGCTGATGCAGCAGACTTTGCATAATATCCAAGCGCTTGGCCCTGCTGTGGCGTTGACGGGGCCGATTGTGCGCGGTGATGCGGGAACGGTTCAGCGGCACTTGGAAGTAGTCGGGGAAAATCAACAGGCACCATATCGTGTTATGGGTTTGGCAACGCTGAGTTTGGCGGGAGACAGAGTGTCGCCTGAGCAGGCTCGCCAATTAAAAACAGCCTTAACTCAAGCGGAGCATGCATTGTGTACATCGGGGAATTAGCTAAACTTAGTGGCACCAGCGCCAAAGCCATTCGCCATTATGAAAACCTGGGTTTACTGGGTCAAGTCGAGCGGCAAGGCGTTTACCGCATTTATGACTTGCAAGATGTGCAAGTGGTGCAATGGATTAAGCAGGCACAAAGCTTGGGTTTTCGTTTGAACGAGCTTGTTGCTGCATTTCAAAAAGACGCCGATGGTCAGTTGAATTGGCAAGAAATGAATCGGCAAATTGAGTTCAAGCGTAGTGCAATTTGCCAAGAAATTGCGCATCTACAAAGTTTAGAAGCACGTTTAACTGCGATGCATATTGAAATCGATGAATGTATCAGCGGCGCGCCTTTGGCTGCCGAACCTACCCCAGATCAAGCCAAGTTTTATGCTTTTTGTGCTGAAGCGCAAAGCACTTGACTCTGTCCTTAGGGGCAGACTTAGGCTAATGCTTTTCTTTGCGGGAGAGCATGATGAGCAAAAAAGTGTTGGTGATTTTGGGGCATTCTTTAGATGATAGTTTTTGCGCTGCACTGAGTGCGCAGTATGCGGTGAGCGCAGCGGCGGCAGGACATCAGGTTCAGATTTTGAAGTTGGGTGACTTGCAGTTCGATCCAATTTTGCATCAAGGGTATCGGCAGATTCAGCCTTTGGAAGTCGATTTGGTGCAGGCACAAGCGCAAATTGAATGGGCTGAGCATATCGCCTTGGTTTACCCGATCTGGTGGGGCGCTGCACCCGCGCTATTGAAGGGTTTTATTGATCGCGTTTTTGTGCCGGGATTTGCGTTCAAATATCAAGAAAACTCCAGTTTCCAAGTCAAATTACTCAAGGGGCGCAGTGCGCATTTGCTAGTGACGATGGATACGCCGCCGTGGTACTACCGCTGGGTGTATCGTTTGTCGGTCTTGCGGCAAATGCGTGTAACGACCTTGGAATTTTGTGGCATTCAAGTGAAGAAAACGGCTATTTTTGGTCCTGTAATCAGTGCGAAGCCCGAACAAAGATCGGCTTGGCTTGCTCAAGCTTGTGCTTTGGCGACACGGATTTAAGTTTTCTAAGTTGATCAGCAAATTTTGAGCGAAAATTTTTGCCACTGAGCCGCCCATTGACCGAGCTAGGCGGTAAACTGCGACTCCGTTTGAATGGGTGTTGGAACAAATCATGTGGATTGAAACGCGTGGCCGTGGGCCGGATTTGGTGCTGCTGCACGGTTGGGCGATGAACAGTACAGTCTGGAATTCAATTGTCGATGAATTGGCGCAGCATTATTGCGTGCATTTGGTCGATTTGCCGGGGCACGGCGCGTCACCTGCCACATCTTCGCTGAGTTTGCAGATGATGGTCGATGCGGTCGATGCGGCGTTTCCGTGGCCGGTGCAAATTATCGGATGGTCTTTGGGCGGCGCGGTGGCTGCACAGTGGGCGATTCAGCAACAGGAAAAAGTAAAGTCATTGACTTTGGTCGCTTCCAGCCCGTGTTTTATGCAGCGGGAAGATTGGCGCGCCGCGATGCCAGCGACGGTATTGGCGCAATTTGCCGAAGCATTGCAGTCCGATTGGCAGGGTACTTTAAAGCGTTTTATTAGTTTGCAAGCGATGGGTGATGCGAGCGCGAGAGCGGTGACCAAGGAATTACTCGCCGATTTATTCAAGCACGGCGAGCCGAGTATTGCCTCTTTGGCCGAAGGGTTAGCGATTCTGCGCGATACCGATTTGCGCGAGCAAATGAGTCAGATCTCGTGCCCAGTTTTA contains these protein-coding regions:
- a CDS encoding nitronate monooxygenase; translation: MKRVDDFRLKFSTASDAAEYVPIMIGGMGVDISTADLALEACRLGGIGHISDAMINTVTDRRYNTKHVKDKLKQYKFNVANSDKAVVQFDLKQLEEATRLHVEATMKRKQGNGLIFINCMEKLTMNGPKETIRVRMNAALDAGIDGITLAAGLHLGSFALIQDHPRFHEAKLGIIVSSVRALQLFIKKSARSNRLPDYVVVEGPLAGGHLGFGMDWADFKLEDIVAEVIAWIKEQGYDNMPVIAAGGVFTGSDAVQYLEMGCGGVQVATRFTVTKECGLPDDVKQEYYKASEDIIEVNQISPTGYPMRMMKNTPAIGSGIRPNCEAYGYLLDANGGCAYINAYNKVIEENPTAKKISEIHVYDKTCLCTHMRNFDCWTCGHYTYRLKDTTNVLPDGRYQLLTAEHVFKDYQFSTDNQIAIPELDETAV
- a CDS encoding Rossmann-like and DUF2520 domain-containing protein — protein: MRLNMKTLNVIGPGRLGQSLARLAVDSGQYQIGGVLARSEQSAAKALAFIGAGQVCLQLADLPPADLWLLAVPDSSIAAVAVELAAAQVVKTGDVVFHASGALEANILAPLQAQGALIASLHPAFSFADPARAVLTFFGTPCAIEGNAAACKLLNQFAQAIGGVPFALAEGGKGAYHAALSMAANYLVTLADLSLKTAHQAGIAPEMANSLVLGLMQQTLHNIQALGPAVALTGPIVRGDAGTVQRHLEVVGENQQAPYRVMGLATLSLAGDRVSPEQARQLKTALTQAEHALCTSGN
- a CDS encoding type II secretion system F family protein, with amino-acid sequence MKSKSTLPWQVRAELFSQLAALERAGLATGHALATINLPACYQPHLESMRKALTRGKTIAQAGAQAGIFNSLETALIAAACQAGSPAATYTRLAEQAALHARLSKQIRAKLALPALMLVLGLLINPLPALIMGTLSAGGYLLGIIMPLAAIAAMYLLGNIIFKSIETDTSSDITRVLLQTPVFGAWYLRSKQRDFVDSLALLLHAGVSMFEAIPIAQSTIHSAYLETQCKPLLRQLQRGQSLTEALSFVPWLADATLIAMVKTGETSGTLPEMLQRYAANLSADLEHTATQFAAWLPRIIYVLIAGWMAWGIIGSGAFMPQVPTDL
- the dapA gene encoding 4-hydroxy-tetrahydrodipicolinate synthase encodes the protein MTSVLAPQNTTLWTAIITPMLADGAIDFATFTELLREQKSAGNGVVLLGSTGEGSNLSVAERQAVVEHACSLNLLIPLMVGVGGLDLPSQLEWLAFCETQPVSSYLLVTPIYAKPGANGQRRWFEALLNAVSKPCMLYNIPSRAGVPLAEGAIVGLLGHANFWAVKESGGNAARFAELKAAYPQIAWYSGDDVLFAEHAALGAAGLVSVASNVWPQQVARWVKQGLAGEAIGDALRLASETLFIAPSPIPTKAILHYQGRIASNELRLPLCAEDLPSLAPILAKDQQLAALV
- the bioF gene encoding 8-amino-7-oxononanoate synthase, giving the protein MPSISQRQLNQFRMAATIYVDEFMSEPSLFQELAADLAERKANHLYRTRRVLDSPQGARVTVDGRELLNFCSNDYLGLANHPSVVAAAQAGAVRWGVGSGASHLVAGHFAIEQALEDRLAAWAGKPAAITLSTGYMANLAVVTGLVGRGDAVFADKTNHASLNDAMALSRADVKRFAHSDVAALERLLAASTAKRKMIIVDAVFSMDGDIAPLAEMLALAESYDALLYIDDAHGFGVLGDGRGTLAELGLSSPRIIYMATLGKAAGVAGAYIAAEQVVIDYLINTAKPYIYTTAAPPMIAAAMHASLDVIESDSARRDTLHRHIAYFRDSLAGTCALLPSRTAIQPILLPDVATAVAVSQALFDAGFWVAAIRPPTVPTPRLRVVLNAAHTDEEVAALCKMLQRILSA
- a CDS encoding MerR family transcriptional regulator → MYIGELAKLSGTSAKAIRHYENLGLLGQVERQGVYRIYDLQDVQVVQWIKQAQSLGFRLNELVAAFQKDADGQLNWQEMNRQIEFKRSAICQEIAHLQSLEARLTAMHIEIDECISGAPLAAEPTPDQAKFYAFCAEAQST